TACGTTCAATCTCTCGTACGACGGCCTCGAACAGATCCAGCGCGATTACGGGGATGATCTCGAGATCACCGCCGATGACATCAACTCACTGCTCCGGCAATTGAACAGTCTGAATACACAAATCTCCAAAGTGGAGCCCCACGGGATGCTGCCAAACGATCTGTATGATGAGCGCGACGTGTTAGTGGATGAACTGTCCAAACACCTGAACATTAAAGTCGACACGGTCGGAAGCGGCGGGGTCTCAAACGAAGTCGCGAGCGGGAAATACACAATCACGATGCTTGATGATGCGGGACGCTCCACAGGGATCAAGCTCATTGACGGCAGTCAGCTCGACTACAATGAACTCGACGTCCAGTATCAAAATGAAGCATTGGACGAAGAGGGCAAGGGCCTTGCTACAGGTGTGACGTTTTTGAATGAGCGGCTCACCAATGTGGAGACTAGCGATCAGCTGGGCGGTGACCCGAACTCGATCCGTGCCGACGCGTTCCCGGCATCCGGTGAATTCCTCGCCAAGATGGAAGCCTATGGGTACGTGGACGGCGAAGGCGAGGCCAGGGGGATCTTCCCGGAGATGCTGAAGGAACTCGATACGATGGTGCATAACTTCGCGGCAGAATTCAATGACGTGCACCGCTCAGGCTGGAGCCTTGCTGAAATTGACGCGGGGGAGAAAATGAACTTTGACTTTTTTGATTTCAAGCAAGCACCGGGTGAAAACGGGGAACGGGCAGCGAAATTTTTGAAAGTGCACGACGAGATCATGGAGAGCCGGGACAACATTGCAGCCAGTGGCGCCGGTGATCTGATTGCCGGAGGAATGGCTCTGGATGAAGAGGCAGGTCCTGCTTACCCGGGCGAAGCACAACTTTCGGTCAACGGCCGCTTTACCGGCGATTACGATGCAGTGACAGTCACGTATGACGACGGCAATTGGACGTTCAGTCATGGCGGTGAAGAGACGGTTGTCACAAACGCAGAGGCTGAAGAGGACAACTATCAGGTGGAGATCGATGGGTTGAGCTATGACGTCGCTTCCTTTTTTAACGAAGACGGGGAAATTGACGGGGATCTGGCGGATAACACAACGTTCACCATGGATAACCTCCAGCGGGACCAAGCCTTCAGCGGGGACGGTTCGAACGCGCTGGCGCTTGCGAATGTGAAGGATACGGAGTTGGACTTCAATGGGAACCGCACGGATATTCAGAGCTACTACCAGGCGGTCATTGGTGAAATGGCCGTGCAGACCAGTGAGTCTGAGCGGTTGACGAAAAATACAGATGTCCTCCGGGATTCAGTGAATGAGCGGAGACAATCGGTAAGTTCGGTTTCTCTCGATGAGGAAATGACGATGATGATTCAGTTCCAGCATGCTTACAACGCAGCGGCAAGGAGCCTGACGGCAGTGGATGAAATGCTCGATCGGATCATCAATCAGATGGGTCTTGTCGGCAGGTAAATATCCAACAATTATTTGAGGGTTTCAGGTTGTTTTCAATCGCTTTAGGCGGACGCGTGCACCACAGGCACCTGAGCATCATCTGCTCGAAGTGAACGACTTGCAGTGATTCCATCGCCCAGGGGCTTGTCCTCAACTAACCACGTCGACTTGTTGAGTCGACGTGGTGGATTTTCGGACTGCGCTAATCCCTCGGGCGTCGCCGCCTGGCGCTCCTGAAAACATTAAGGGGAAATCATCAACCATCTTAAAATGAAACGATCTGTATAGTGATTGTCATTCATCGCGAGACGCCTGCAGCGAATGTAGACACAGTGAGGTACGAACTGATGTCGCCCAGGTACCTTCAAGTGGAAAAGCAAGAGCTGAAGATCCACCTCTGGTGTATTTCCGGAGGTTAGCTTCAGCCTTGCCTGCGGCAAGCGAGTGATGAATGACAATCCATCTATGCACCACCCATTCCACACAAAGCAGGTGAAGCCAGTGAGAGTGACACAATCGATGATGGCCAGCAGCTCGCTGCGCCAGTTAAATCAAAGCTATCAGAGCTTAAAAACGCATCAGGATCAGCTGGCGACGGGAAAGAAGATCTCCCGGGCTTCGCAGGATCCGGTGATCGCGATGAACGGCATGCGTTACCGGACCCAGGTGGCAGAGACCGATCAGTTTAAACGGAACCTGTCTGAAGTGTATAACTGGATGGATACCTCGGATGACACCCTCGATCAGGGTACCCAGGCGATGCACCGGATCCGTGAACTGACGGTGCAGGCGTCCAATGATTCCTATGATGCAGGGCAGCGGGCGAATATCGCCAAGGAAGTGGATCAGCTCTTGGAACAGCTTGTGTCCACGTCGAATCACCGCAACAACAATAAATTCATTTTCAACGGCACGGACACGACCAATGCACCGGTGGATCAAGACCGGATGGACTACGGCACGACACAGATTGCCAACGGAGGCGATGTTGCTGCAGAAGATGTGGACCTTGTTTACAGGGGCGCGACGTATCACGTGGCTGCAGAAGGGCCGATTGAGAACGCTGATGACATCCCTGAAGAACTGAATGCCTTGCCGGTGCAGGTGAAAGAACAGCTGGCACGTGACGGAGCTGTCGAACTGAACGATGACGATCCACCACAGATCACGGAAGTGAATGACGGCTACCAGATCTTTCAGAACACGTCCGATACGATGGGGGATCAGGTCGTTGCCATCAATCAGAATGACGGTGTGGCCGATCAGGACCGCATCCGGCAATACAGCCTGCAGCGAAATGACAACGGTGATCTCGTAAATGACCAGGGCGAGCGGGTGACAAATCCGGAAGAAGCAGCCATACGCGACACCCGGCGTGTTCCTGAGAACCAGGCGATCATTTCCCGTCAGGATGCCGTTTCGACAAACGATCAGGACGTGGAAGTGGAAATCCTCAAAGGGGTGAAACTGCCGGTGAACGTCGACCCGAAGAATGTGTTCACGAATGAACTGTTCGGGGATGTGATGGCACTTCGTAACGCCCTTGAAGACCCGGATACCAGTGCCGGCGAGCTCTCGGAAATGCTCGGGGTCATGGATCACCACATCAACAACTTCGTCGATGAACGGGCG
This Salisediminibacterium beveridgei DNA region includes the following protein-coding sequences:
- the flgK gene encoding flagellar hook-associated protein FlgK, which produces MLSTFHGLETARRGLNTTQTALHTTGHNIANANTPGYSRQRVNMNPTDPFPNPAFNKPGIPGQLGTGVKASEIQRVRDEFLDLQYRGENNQHGYWAARNDAWVKVEDIMNEPSESGLAKTMDQFWESLQDLSVNPEDSGARGVVRQNGVAVADTFNLSYDGLEQIQRDYGDDLEITADDINSLLRQLNSLNTQISKVEPHGMLPNDLYDERDVLVDELSKHLNIKVDTVGSGGVSNEVASGKYTITMLDDAGRSTGIKLIDGSQLDYNELDVQYQNEALDEEGKGLATGVTFLNERLTNVETSDQLGGDPNSIRADAFPASGEFLAKMEAYGYVDGEGEARGIFPEMLKELDTMVHNFAAEFNDVHRSGWSLAEIDAGEKMNFDFFDFKQAPGENGERAAKFLKVHDEIMESRDNIAASGAGDLIAGGMALDEEAGPAYPGEAQLSVNGRFTGDYDAVTVTYDDGNWTFSHGGEETVVTNAEAEEDNYQVEIDGLSYDVASFFNEDGEIDGDLADNTTFTMDNLQRDQAFSGDGSNALALANVKDTELDFNGNRTDIQSYYQAVIGEMAVQTSESERLTKNTDVLRDSVNERRQSVSSVSLDEEMTMMIQFQHAYNAAARSLTAVDEMLDRIINQMGLVGR
- the flgL gene encoding flagellar hook-associated protein FlgL is translated as MRVTQSMMASSSLRQLNQSYQSLKTHQDQLATGKKISRASQDPVIAMNGMRYRTQVAETDQFKRNLSEVYNWMDTSDDTLDQGTQAMHRIRELTVQASNDSYDAGQRANIAKEVDQLLEQLVSTSNHRNNNKFIFNGTDTTNAPVDQDRMDYGTTQIANGGDVAAEDVDLVYRGATYHVAAEGPIENADDIPEELNALPVQVKEQLARDGAVELNDDDPPQITEVNDGYQIFQNTSDTMGDQVVAINQNDGVADQDRIRQYSLQRNDNGDLVNDQGERVTNPEEAAIRDTRRVPENQAIISRQDAVSTNDQDVEVEILKGVKLPVNVDPKNVFTNELFGDVMALRNALEDPDTSAGELSEMLGVMDHHINNFVDERAELGARVNRVEMVDERVQQQQVIAKRIMSDNEDAEMEKVITEMLSQENVHRAALSATGRIIQPTLMDFLR